In Fusobacterium perfoetens, one genomic interval encodes:
- a CDS encoding autotransporter outer membrane beta-barrel domain-containing protein: protein MGKEKRLLLLAVMTVLISTTGYGTEIYEAKLEEQYITKNFPVLSGNGHQLNQGIEENDKTKVTNKLNITVNGEKAKGIVLYYDKDKKGENIFVNAEEGKIIIEKGIGIEIKQKGTAVNKGEVIINSGTGIAANGDKTSKFINENKLTVSNKNSIGIIVNSGAKAENNGIIDVKNGGIGINIKNQTSDFYNNENSMINVFGIALEYDKNGKIEKGTASVGIKIDDGEVNNKDGEGVVNRGIINVTAGDKLLKNNKSEVVGEVSGVVLNNNANFKNEGTIYVIGTRVGGPSAYQAKGININKAGATVENEGTIVAERDGIGVLSKGTFTNNENGNVYAQNKGIGIQTGNSGKAINKGTVKVIQNSIGINILKDTFAINEKTITTDGTGTGVQLTNGVFINSGKINAGIGNTIVSASGNNTVYLKDGSEITGKILGAEGVDVLTLGKGNHEGLNVGKYEAITTREGDVSISNSTIALEYNKGTNDYLTESKNKLDDIDKKNNESNKKNDETGNLLLKNSNLIIDLKNKKVENPSENILGTMINVDNNKDIILENVKFAFKSNKENKFDISTILNDATDGKITNDKLDYLGSSSTAIWTYSKDKKGNWYATKKTFGEASKSQVDKFAQFLDEGKLSLYTNELQFLSQKEFDKGMAQLSGGLHGYTVDIAAVNSRTLSNTMRERALTRDYLIKRPVSSWIQDISYIDNNHRFGGLMDVKYNEKGVIGISEKQILSNGKLGLVYGGSSGKADAEDNGNIDVDTAYFGGYYNHEFNDKWSLNSNANFVYTHNRVTRNVKIGNLSEEVFKANYPTYTVGMGSSLVYTLKDDLYNKAHFYAGIDVNRIMQGMITEDEDKKFDGAKELAVRKNGAANDKSYYSIVPSAGFMVQNTGYIFDKKYRIGADLNWETEVGNIKDGKRLHMKGITDEYKVGTTERENIFSYSLFGALNLTEDLAVNTKYTSKFSDEYNADMISAGFEYKMDTMGDNGIFGPIFYGIENNKPMSDRWGGTLSLMMETLDDTDRTYYGGGKLNGGDYATSTIYKPKFTLSLNDKKSNLGYYFEGYYQNNKMLQGMKSNEAKMHASRIHGEVRWTDTYSKGKYGINIGYRHEESDKPQNFNQTYYRRTERKVHQLRLTPNFTYELGNGFTFTGKTTGIFEYNYAGDRDSQMDFLMENEYGIVYTGFMPKWRLSLIYFRDDRWYDNSNRKVSWNSKKKEYFYDYNTSGRYQLGQIRPTVIYYFGNGGSFKFDTRIPLGNGQWYDDKKGNKSSGEAYEVRYGFNYYHPVTPGLTMNVGGTFLNIKNKAKNGDITRSYSFRPNIGFSYSF from the coding sequence ATGGGAAAGGAAAAAAGATTACTTTTACTGGCAGTGATGACAGTATTAATCAGTACAACAGGATATGGAACTGAAATTTATGAAGCAAAACTAGAAGAACAATATATAACAAAAAATTTTCCTGTTCTTTCAGGAAATGGGCATCAGCTTAATCAAGGAATAGAAGAAAATGACAAAACAAAAGTAACTAATAAACTAAATATAACAGTAAATGGTGAAAAAGCAAAAGGGATAGTTTTGTATTATGATAAAGATAAAAAAGGTGAAAATATTTTTGTTAATGCAGAAGAAGGTAAAATAATAATAGAAAAAGGAATAGGAATTGAAATAAAGCAAAAAGGAACAGCTGTTAATAAAGGGGAAGTAATTATTAATAGTGGAACAGGAATTGCAGCTAATGGTGATAAAACATCTAAATTTATAAATGAAAATAAGTTAACTGTATCTAATAAAAATTCTATAGGAATCATTGTAAATAGTGGAGCAAAAGCAGAAAATAACGGAATAATAGATGTAAAAAATGGTGGAATAGGAATAAATATAAAAAATCAAACTTCAGATTTTTATAATAATGAAAATAGTATGATAAATGTCTTTGGAATTGCTTTAGAATATGATAAAAATGGAAAAATAGAAAAAGGAACAGCTTCTGTTGGAATTAAAATTGATGATGGAGAAGTAAATAACAAAGATGGAGAAGGAGTTGTTAACAGAGGAATAATAAATGTAACAGCTGGAGATAAACTTTTAAAAAATAATAAAAGTGAAGTTGTAGGAGAAGTTAGTGGAGTAGTATTAAATAATAACGCAAATTTCAAAAATGAAGGAACAATTTATGTAATAGGGACAAGAGTAGGCGGTCCTTCTGCGTATCAAGCAAAAGGTATAAATATAAATAAAGCAGGTGCAACTGTAGAAAATGAAGGAACTATAGTAGCAGAAAGAGACGGTATTGGAGTTTTATCAAAAGGAACTTTCACTAATAATGAAAATGGAAATGTTTATGCTCAAAATAAAGGTATTGGAATACAGACAGGAAATAGTGGAAAAGCTATAAATAAAGGGACAGTAAAAGTTATTCAAAATAGTATTGGAATAAATATATTAAAAGATACATTTGCAATAAATGAAAAAACTATAACAACAGATGGAACAGGTACAGGAGTTCAACTTACAAACGGAGTATTTATAAACAGCGGTAAAATTAATGCTGGTATTGGAAATACTATTGTGTCTGCTTCAGGAAACAATACTGTATATTTAAAAGATGGAAGTGAAATAACAGGAAAAATTTTAGGAGCTGAAGGTGTTGATGTTCTTACTCTTGGAAAAGGAAATCATGAAGGGCTTAATGTAGGAAAGTATGAGGCTATAACTACAAGAGAAGGAGATGTTTCTATTTCAAATTCAACAATAGCTTTAGAATATAATAAAGGTACAAATGATTATTTAACAGAATCAAAAAATAAATTAGATGATATTGATAAGAAAAATAATGAAAGTAATAAAAAGAATGATGAAACTGGAAATCTTTTATTAAAAAATTCAAATTTAATTATTGATTTAAAAAATAAAAAAGTAGAAAATCCGTCAGAAAATATTTTGGGAACTATGATAAATGTAGATAACAATAAAGATATAATTCTTGAAAATGTTAAATTTGCTTTTAAATCTAATAAAGAGAATAAATTTGATATTTCAACTATTTTAAATGATGCTACAGATGGAAAAATAACTAATGATAAGTTAGATTATTTAGGATCAAGTAGTACAGCAATTTGGACTTATTCAAAAGATAAAAAAGGTAATTGGTATGCTACTAAAAAAACATTTGGAGAAGCCTCAAAATCTCAAGTAGATAAATTTGCACAGTTTCTTGATGAAGGAAAATTGAGCTTATATACAAATGAACTTCAATTCTTGTCTCAAAAAGAATTTGATAAAGGAATGGCTCAGCTTTCAGGAGGTCTTCATGGATATACAGTTGATATTGCAGCAGTAAATTCAAGAACACTTTCAAATACAATGAGAGAAAGAGCTCTTACGAGAGATTATTTAATAAAAAGACCTGTAAGTTCTTGGATACAGGACATAAGTTATATAGATAACAACCATAGATTTGGAGGTCTTATGGATGTTAAATATAATGAAAAGGGAGTAATTGGAATTTCTGAAAAACAAATACTTTCAAATGGAAAACTTGGACTTGTTTATGGAGGTTCAAGTGGAAAAGCAGATGCAGAGGATAATGGAAATATTGATGTTGATACAGCATATTTTGGAGGATACTATAATCATGAGTTTAATGATAAATGGTCTTTAAATTCAAATGCTAATTTTGTATATACTCATAATAGAGTTACAAGAAATGTAAAAATAGGAAATCTTTCTGAAGAAGTTTTTAAAGCAAATTACCCTACATATACAGTCGGAATGGGATCATCACTTGTTTATACATTAAAAGATGATTTATATAACAAAGCACATTTTTATGCAGGAATTGATGTAAACAGAATCATGCAGGGAATGATAACAGAAGATGAGGATAAGAAATTTGATGGAGCAAAAGAATTAGCAGTGAGAAAAAATGGAGCTGCTAATGATAAATCATATTATTCAATAGTTCCAAGTGCGGGATTTATGGTTCAAAATACAGGGTATATATTTGATAAAAAATATAGAATTGGAGCAGATTTAAACTGGGAAACAGAAGTTGGAAATATTAAAGATGGAAAAAGATTACATATGAAGGGTATTACAGATGAATACAAAGTGGGAACAACAGAAAGAGAAAATATATTTTCATATAGCTTATTTGGAGCTTTAAATTTAACAGAAGATTTAGCTGTTAATACGAAATATACTTCAAAGTTTTCTGATGAGTATAATGCAGATATGATAAGTGCAGGTTTTGAGTATAAAATGGATACAATGGGAGACAACGGTATCTTTGGACCAATATTCTATGGAATTGAAAATAATAAGCCTATGTCAGACAGATGGGGAGGAACTTTATCGTTAATGATGGAAACTCTTGATGACACAGACAGAACTTATTATGGTGGTGGAAAGTTAAATGGTGGAGATTATGCAACTTCTACAATTTATAAACCAAAATTTACTTTAAGTTTAAATGATAAGAAATCAAATCTGGGATATTATTTTGAGGGATATTATCAAAATAATAAAATGCTTCAAGGGATGAAGTCAAATGAAGCTAAAATGCATGCTTCAAGAATTCATGGAGAAGTAAGATGGACAGATACATATTCAAAAGGAAAATATGGAATAAACATAGGGTATAGACATGAAGAGTCAGATAAACCACAGAACTTTAATCAAACATATTACAGAAGAACAGAGAGAAAAGTTCACCAATTAAGACTTACTCCAAACTTTACTTATGAACTTGGAAATGGATTTACATTTACAGGAAAAACAACAGGAATATTTGAATATAACTATGCAGGGGATAGAGATTCTCAAATGGATTTCTTAATGGAAAATGAATATGGAATAGTTTATACAGGATTTATGCCTAAATGGAGACTAAGCTTAATTTATTTTAGAGATGATAGATGGTATGATAATTCAAATAGAAAAGTATCATGGAATTCTAAGAAAAAAGAATATTTTTATGACTACAATACTTCAGGAAGATATCAACTTGGACAAATCAGACCTACTGTAATTTATTATTTTGGAAACGGAGGAAGTTTTAAATTTGATACAAGAATTCCTTTAGGAAACGGACAATGGTATGATGATAAAAAAGGAAATAAGAGCAGTGGAGAAGCTTATGAAGTAAGATACGGATTTAACTACTATCATCCTGTAACTCCAGGGCTTACTATGAATGTTGGAGGAACATTCTTAAATATTAAAAATAAAGCAAAAAATGGAGATATTACAAGAAGTTATTCATTCAGACCTAATATTGGATTCAGCTACAGTTTTTAA
- a CDS encoding polysaccharide lyase 8 family protein, with protein sequence MKKTILIFMMLTLAITSFSAEKEAGVNKNKKIEINQSEKEDYKRIREKWAYYLSGIPKKTDISKMSEQEFKEICESNDKAADKSYAKINRDINKTYVFEGYEDMSNGVHIMRTYDEVKNIAKAYVTPNTKYYKQPKVKEDLINMLDWLYDNAYHEGLPETGNWWQWELGIPKHLNDILILLYDDVPYEKRMKYLKASQYFQPYAQYSGVSPSASYSTSPDKRVSTGGNRIDTSIISFLRGVLMEDKVQVIDGATAVADVGEYVTEGDGFYRDGSFIQHGNVAYNGTYASVLFDGLGSVLWLADGTQFEVKDERIDNVYESIINGYKYLFINGGVNDSVSGRATSRDNSSDLSRGKDLLTSLSLLAVGAGEEYKDEIKSLIKTVAKENNSYNTAEKINNKIAKAIITEIVNDKNVKTLKVEGNKIYGAMDRAVTVNDKGGKVVLSMHSSRIANYETMNNENVKGWYIGDGMTYIYGNDSETFTEFWPTVDRLHLPGVTNSQNKRGDKSGERRVQTSGKAWVGGSGNGQESFVGMDMISWNKATRMKKSYFMTDDGAMFVAASNIRSNDGELHTTIDNRIIKNGKIILNGKEIKEETVIENPENISLNFSENYKGENIGYKIVYAPQLTVKKETRKGNWLEIGGTKKDEIVKDYFTAYINHGKNPRKTGFAYIILPMYSQDEVNKYDTSRFEIIRLDEKAHIIKDRKTGIVGMNFWQDTPMKEQGIKSYSTLSLLMKDSNNFVDIWVSDPTQLSNYKSIFEIDGKYKLEDSSSENITVKSEKDKTKIEIDLRNNGASEHIRLKKL encoded by the coding sequence ATGAAAAAAACAATATTAATATTTATGATGCTTACATTGGCGATTACTTCTTTCTCTGCAGAAAAAGAAGCTGGTGTTAATAAAAATAAAAAGATTGAAATAAATCAATCTGAAAAGGAAGATTATAAAAGAATAAGAGAAAAATGGGCATATTATTTATCAGGCATTCCTAAAAAAACTGATATTTCAAAAATGAGTGAACAGGAATTTAAAGAAATATGTGAATCTAATGATAAAGCAGCTGATAAATCTTATGCAAAAATAAACAGAGATATAAATAAAACATATGTATTTGAAGGTTATGAAGATATGTCAAACGGGGTTCACATTATGAGAACTTACGATGAGGTTAAAAATATAGCAAAAGCTTATGTAACACCAAATACAAAATACTATAAGCAACCAAAAGTAAAAGAAGATTTAATAAATATGTTAGATTGGCTTTATGATAATGCTTATCATGAGGGACTTCCTGAAACAGGAAACTGGTGGCAATGGGAACTTGGAATACCAAAACATTTAAATGATATTTTAATTCTTTTATATGATGATGTTCCTTATGAAAAAAGAATGAAATATTTAAAAGCTTCTCAATACTTTCAGCCTTATGCACAATATTCAGGAGTAAGCCCATCAGCATCTTACTCAACATCTCCTGATAAAAGAGTTTCAACAGGAGGAAATAGAATAGATACTTCTATAATCTCTTTCTTAAGAGGAGTATTAATGGAAGATAAAGTTCAAGTTATTGATGGAGCAACAGCAGTAGCAGATGTAGGTGAATATGTAACAGAGGGAGATGGATTTTATAGAGATGGTTCATTTATTCAACATGGAAATGTTGCATATAATGGTACTTATGCCTCAGTTCTTTTTGATGGGTTAGGTTCAGTTTTATGGCTTGCAGATGGAACTCAGTTTGAAGTAAAAGATGAAAGAATAGATAATGTTTATGAATCTATTATAAATGGATATAAATATTTATTTATAAACGGAGGAGTAAATGATTCTGTAAGTGGAAGAGCAACATCAAGAGATAATTCAAGTGATCTTTCAAGAGGAAAAGATCTTCTTACTTCACTTTCTCTTCTTGCTGTAGGAGCTGGAGAAGAATATAAAGATGAAATTAAATCTTTAATAAAAACAGTAGCCAAAGAAAATAATTCTTATAATACTGCAGAAAAAATAAATAATAAGATTGCAAAAGCAATAATAACAGAAATAGTAAATGATAAAAATGTAAAAACTTTAAAAGTTGAAGGAAATAAAATTTATGGAGCTATGGACAGGGCAGTTACAGTAAATGATAAAGGTGGAAAAGTCGTTCTTTCAATGCACTCTTCAAGAATTGCTAATTATGAGACAATGAATAATGAAAATGTAAAAGGTTGGTATATTGGGGATGGAATGACATATATTTATGGAAATGATTCTGAAACTTTTACAGAGTTTTGGCCTACAGTTGACAGACTTCACCTTCCAGGTGTAACAAATAGCCAAAATAAAAGAGGAGATAAATCTGGAGAAAGAAGAGTTCAAACTTCTGGAAAAGCTTGGGTAGGAGGAAGTGGAAATGGTCAGGAATCATTTGTTGGAATGGATATGATTTCATGGAATAAGGCAACAAGAATGAAAAAATCATATTTTATGACAGATGATGGAGCTATGTTTGTTGCTGCTTCAAATATAAGAAGCAATGATGGAGAACTTCACACTACTATTGATAATAGAATTATAAAAAATGGTAAAATAATTTTAAATGGAAAAGAGATAAAAGAGGAAACAGTTATTGAAAATCCTGAAAATATTTCATTAAACTTTAGTGAAAACTATAAAGGGGAAAATATAGGATACAAAATAGTATATGCTCCTCAGCTTACAGTAAAAAAAGAAACAAGAAAAGGAAACTGGCTTGAAATAGGTGGAACCAAAAAAGATGAGATAGTAAAAGATTATTTTACAGCCTATATTAATCATGGAAAAAACCCAAGAAAAACAGGATTTGCTTATATAATACTACCTATGTACTCACAAGATGAAGTTAATAAATATGATACATCAAGATTTGAAATAATAAGATTAGATGAAAAGGCTCATATTATAAAAGATAGAAAAACAGGAATAGTTGGAATGAACTTCTGGCAAGATACTCCTATGAAAGAACAAGGAATAAAATCTTATTCAACATTATCTCTTTTAATGAAAGATAGTAATAATTTTGTAGATATTTGGGTAAGTGATCCTACACAACTTTCAAATTATAAATCAATTTTTGAAATTGATGGAAAATATAAATTAGAAGATAGCTCATCTGAAAATATAACAGTAAAATCAGAAAAAGATAAAACAAAAATAGAAATTGATTTAAGAAATAATGGAGCTTCAGAACATATAAGACTTAAAAAACTATAA
- a CDS encoding sulfatase, whose amino-acid sequence MKKPNLLFVFADQWRRDAMGFMEKDEVITPNIDKFSQESLSFDNAMSACPLCSPNRATMFTGTYPVTNGVWTNCKPGLKEVALRETDITLMDVLKEAGYKTGYIGKWHLDSPEVNFCEAPVSGARDWDAFTPPGKRRHGVDFWYSYGTYDQHLKPHYWHNDEKMINIDQWSVEHETDKAIEFINENKDEPFSLVVSWNPPHTPLDLVPQKYVNMYAGKKFKVNPNVLLTEVTDHTGAVNPRLNFTDDEYQEIMRKYFAAVTGIDENFGRLLQNLKDNGIYNDTIIVLTADHGEMLCAHRLWSKHVWFEESTGVPFLIKYGDRFIKGRTDNVLNGVDIMPTILSLMNLPVPETVEGIDLKEVVLHGDNIENFAIMSGYPGQMRAIKEFEEHGKENVAYGWRAIRTKQHTYVVNKGYTMSHGTERLLYDNIKDPYQMNPLRLKDCKENEIAEFLEGKLREWAEKYKDKFEF is encoded by the coding sequence ATGAAAAAACCAAATTTATTGTTTGTTTTTGCTGATCAATGGCGTAGAGATGCTATGGGATTTATGGAAAAAGACGAAGTTATTACACCAAACATAGATAAGTTTTCACAAGAGTCTTTAAGTTTTGACAATGCTATGAGTGCTTGTCCTTTATGTTCTCCAAACAGAGCAACAATGTTCACAGGAACATATCCTGTTACAAATGGAGTATGGACTAACTGTAAACCAGGATTAAAAGAAGTAGCACTAAGAGAAACAGATATAACTTTAATGGATGTTTTAAAAGAAGCAGGATATAAAACAGGATATATTGGAAAATGGCATTTAGATAGTCCAGAAGTGAACTTCTGTGAAGCACCTGTATCAGGAGCAAGAGACTGGGATGCATTTACTCCTCCTGGAAAAAGAAGACATGGAGTAGATTTTTGGTATTCATATGGAACTTATGATCAACATTTAAAACCTCATTACTGGCATAATGATGAAAAAATGATAAATATAGATCAATGGTCAGTTGAACATGAGACAGATAAGGCTATTGAATTTATAAATGAAAATAAAGATGAACCATTTTCTTTAGTAGTATCTTGGAATCCTCCTCATACTCCTTTAGACTTAGTTCCTCAAAAATATGTGAATATGTATGCAGGAAAGAAATTTAAAGTAAATCCTAATGTACTTCTTACAGAGGTAACAGATCATACAGGAGCAGTAAATCCAAGACTTAACTTTACAGATGATGAGTATCAGGAAATAATGAGAAAATATTTTGCAGCTGTAACAGGAATAGATGAAAATTTTGGAAGACTTCTGCAAAACTTAAAAGATAATGGAATATATAATGACACTATAATAGTTCTTACAGCCGATCATGGAGAAATGTTATGTGCACATAGATTATGGAGTAAACATGTTTGGTTTGAAGAATCAACAGGAGTTCCATTCTTAATAAAATATGGAGACAGATTTATAAAAGGAAGAACAGACAATGTTCTTAATGGTGTTGATATTATGCCTACAATTCTTTCTCTTATGAATCTTCCAGTTCCTGAAACTGTAGAAGGAATTGATTTAAAAGAAGTGGTTCTTCATGGAGATAATATAGAAAATTTTGCAATAATGTCAGGATATCCTGGACAAATGAGAGCAATAAAAGAATTTGAAGAACATGGAAAAGAAAATGTTGCTTATGGATGGAGAGCAATAAGAACAAAGCAACATACTTATGTAGTAAACAAAGGATACACTATGTCACATGGAACAGAAAGACTTCTATATGACAACATAAAAGATCCATATCAAATGAATCCTTTAAGACTTAAAGATTGTAAAGAAAATGAAATAGCAGAATTTCTTGAAGGAAAATTAAGAGAATGGGCAGAAAAGTACAAAGATAAGTTTGAGTTTTAA
- a CDS encoding glycoside hydrolase family 88 protein: protein MELTKEVREKFSKETELPKEMLFGALHEALKKIDGNTKTFINTFPRPCSTNYVYPGILNGGEWDDWTSGFWTGMLWLAYEITGEERYRKTAFFQIKSYDERITNKVAVNHHDLGFLYTPSVVAGYKITGNERAKQAGLKAANHLLGRYKEKGEFIQAWGDLNDPTAYRLIIDCNLNVPLLFWASEVTGDSKYREIATKHINTAAKVVVREDSSTHHTFYFDPETGNPVKGVTAQGAGDDSAWARGQAWGVYGFPLAYSYLKDEKFVELFKRVTNYFLNHLPSDDICYWDLMFDENSGEERDTSAAAIAVCGMLEMIKYLPDSDPDKKIYENAVNSIMKSLITKYTTKNIEYSNGLLTQAVYSKPNGSGVDECCIWGDYFYMEALVRIMKPEWKKYW from the coding sequence ATGGAGTTAACTAAAGAAGTAAGAGAGAAATTTTCAAAAGAAACAGAACTTCCAAAAGAAATGCTTTTCGGAGCTCTTCATGAAGCACTGAAAAAAATAGATGGAAATACAAAAACTTTTATCAACACATTCCCAAGACCTTGCAGTACAAACTATGTTTATCCAGGGATACTAAATGGAGGAGAATGGGATGATTGGACAAGTGGATTCTGGACAGGAATGTTATGGCTTGCATATGAAATAACAGGAGAAGAAAGATATAGAAAAACAGCATTCTTCCAAATTAAAAGCTATGATGAAAGAATTACAAATAAAGTTGCAGTAAATCACCATGACCTTGGATTTTTATATACTCCTTCAGTAGTTGCAGGATATAAAATTACTGGAAATGAAAGAGCAAAACAAGCAGGGCTTAAAGCAGCAAATCATCTTCTTGGAAGATATAAAGAAAAAGGTGAATTTATTCAAGCATGGGGAGACTTAAATGATCCTACAGCATATAGATTAATAATAGATTGTAACTTAAATGTACCTCTTCTTTTCTGGGCAAGTGAAGTTACAGGAGATTCAAAATATAGAGAAATAGCAACAAAACATATAAATACAGCAGCAAAAGTAGTAGTAAGAGAAGACAGCTCTACACATCATACTTTCTATTTTGATCCGGAAACAGGAAATCCTGTTAAAGGTGTTACAGCTCAAGGAGCAGGAGATGACTCTGCATGGGCAAGAGGACAAGCATGGGGAGTTTATGGATTCCCACTAGCTTACAGCTATTTAAAAGATGAAAAATTTGTAGAATTATTTAAGAGAGTAACAAATTATTTCTTAAATCATCTTCCATCAGATGATATCTGTTATTGGGATCTTATGTTTGATGAAAATTCAGGAGAAGAAAGAGATACATCAGCAGCAGCAATAGCAGTATGTGGAATGCTTGAAATGATAAAATACCTTCCTGATTCAGATCCAGATAAGAAGATATATGAAAATGCAGTAAATTCTATAATGAAATCACTTATTACAAAATATACAACTAAAAATATAGAATATTCAAATGGACTTCTTACACAAGCAGTATACAGTAAACCTAACGGTTCAGGCGTAGATGAATGTTGTATATGGGGAGATTACTTCTATATGGAAGCTCTTGTAAGAATAATGAAACCAGAATGGAAAAAATATTGGTAG
- a CDS encoding MFS transporter, with product MEQTKAIRPFGMRDKIGYLFGDFGNDIMLVFVSQFLMVFYTQVWGMKPTVVGTMFLVARLIDAFTDVTMGRIIDVTPQGKDGKFKKWIRIMALPVAIASFLMYQSALKDQPMAFKIVYMYITYLLYGSICFTGVNIPYGAMASAITDKPDERQSLITFRAIGAYVGEFMIGFFGPIIIYERVINNGATQVLIRNNGNIFPVMAGGISIIAIICYYICYTCTTERIKVPPLPKGEGISFFKSVKMIFSNRAMIGILGGTVCLIFGNLLTGGVNAYLYAYYFKMPAALSTYNAIKLGIALSMATVVTLIVKKLGKREAISLAVGFAAVIFAILSFLHVKNPWVYVGIASIGFSGVTFFGYVIWGAIIDVIDDAEIKTGKREDGTLYAIYSFSRKVGQALGSSLVGYALAIIGFQAGVKEQTQEVLDGIYRLATVAPATLFTLVVIMFMFVYPLSKKRVDANAETLRLRREAKEAAETK from the coding sequence ATGGAACAGACTAAAGCAATCAGACCTTTTGGTATGAGAGATAAAATTGGATATTTATTTGGAGACTTTGGAAATGATATTATGCTGGTATTTGTAAGCCAGTTCTTAATGGTTTTTTATACTCAAGTTTGGGGAATGAAACCAACTGTTGTAGGAACAATGTTCCTTGTAGCAAGACTTATAGATGCTTTTACAGATGTTACAATGGGAAGAATTATTGATGTTACTCCTCAGGGAAAAGACGGAAAATTCAAAAAATGGATAAGAATAATGGCACTTCCTGTTGCTATAGCAAGTTTTTTAATGTATCAATCAGCTTTAAAAGATCAGCCTATGGCATTTAAAATAGTTTATATGTATATAACTTACCTTCTATATGGAAGTATCTGTTTCACAGGAGTAAATATTCCATATGGAGCAATGGCATCAGCTATTACAGATAAACCTGATGAAAGACAATCACTTATTACATTCAGAGCTATAGGAGCTTATGTAGGTGAATTCATGATAGGATTCTTTGGACCAATCATCATTTATGAGCGTGTAATAAATAATGGAGCTACTCAAGTTCTAATAAGAAATAACGGAAATATCTTCCCAGTTATGGCTGGAGGAATTTCAATAATAGCAATAATTTGTTACTATATTTGTTATACTTGTACAACAGAGCGTATTAAAGTTCCACCTTTACCAAAAGGAGAAGGAATTTCATTCTTTAAATCAGTGAAAATGATATTTAGTAACCGTGCTATGATAGGTATTTTAGGAGGTACTGTATGTCTTATATTCGGTAACCTTTTAACTGGAGGAGTAAATGCTTATTTATATGCTTATTACTTTAAAATGCCAGCAGCTCTTTCAACATATAATGCAATAAAACTTGGAATAGCTCTTAGCATGGCAACAGTTGTAACTTTAATTGTTAAAAAACTTGGAAAAAGAGAAGCAATCAGTTTAGCAGTAGGATTTGCAGCAGTTATATTTGCTATTCTAAGTTTCTTACATGTAAAAAATCCTTGGGTATATGTTGGAATAGCTTCTATAGGATTTTCAGGAGTAACATTCTTCGGATATGTAATTTGGGGAGCAATTATAGATGTTATTGATGATGCTGAAATAAAAACAGGAAAAAGAGAAGATGGAACACTTTATGCTATCTATTCTTTCTCAAGAAAAGTAGGACAAGCATTAGGAAGTAGTTTAGTAGGATATGCTCTTGCAATTATAGGATTCCAAGCTGGAGTAAAAGAACAAACTCAAGAAGTATTAGATGGAATATATAGACTTGCAACAGTTGCACCTGCAACACTTTTCACTCTTGTTGTTATAATGTTTATGTTTGTATATCCTCTTTCTAAGAAAAGAGTTGACGCTAATGCTGAAACTTTAAGATTAAGAAGAGAAGCTAAAGAAGCAGCAGAAACTAAATAA
- a CDS encoding lactate utilization protein: MEEIKSLFMKDKLEKTIKSLKENGFEVEVVNTPLEAEEKTLKLIPEGSSVSMGGSVTLNMTELLPKFRTEKYKFFERFSQPTWEATVKVMRESLLSDFLVTGTNAVTEDGFLMQIDSGGNRVAGMAYGPKNVIVITGINKIVKDIHEGYERLYYAGPLNSKRLNHKTPCNYSGKCEDCTTGMRMCNFVSAVNSGNRPFGKTYVIFINDNLGY, from the coding sequence ATGGAAGAAATAAAATCTTTATTTATGAAAGATAAATTAGAAAAAACAATAAAAAGTTTAAAAGAAAACGGATTTGAAGTGGAAGTTGTAAATACTCCTCTTGAAGCTGAAGAAAAAACACTTAAACTTATTCCTGAAGGAAGTTCTGTAAGTATGGGAGGCTCTGTCACATTAAATATGACAGAGCTTTTACCTAAATTCAGAACAGAAAAATATAAGTTTTTTGAAAGATTCAGTCAACCTACATGGGAAGCCACTGTCAAAGTCATGAGAGAATCGCTTTTAAGTGATTTTTTAGTAACAGGAACAAATGCTGTTACTGAAGACGGCTTCCTTATGCAGATTGACTCAGGAGGAAACCGTGTTGCAGGTATGGCATACGGACCAAAGAATGTTATAGTAATAACAGGGATTAATAAAATTGTAAAAGATATTCACGAAGGATATGAAAGACTTTATTATGCAGGTCCTCTTAATTCAAAAAGGCTTAATCATAAAACACCGTGCAATTACAGCGGTAAATGTGAAGATTGTACAACAGGTATGAGAATGTGTAATTTTGTTTCAGCAGTAAATAGTGGAAACAGACCATTTGGAAAAACATATGTCATATTTATTAATGATAATTTAGGATACTAG